The Bacteroidia bacterium genome window below encodes:
- a CDS encoding NADP-dependent isocitrate dehydrogenase: protein MQDLTPITVAYGDGIGPEIMEATLRIITAAGARIKPEVIEIGEKVYLRGHNSGIEDSAWESLRRTKVFLKAPITTPQGGGFKSLNVTTRKMLGLYANVRPCVSYAPYVDTKYPNMDVVIIRENEEDLYAGIEHQQTPEVVQCLKLITRPGTEKIIRYAFEYARQYGRKKVTCFTKDNIMKQTDGLFHKVFDEIGAEYPEIEKEHWIIDIGAAKLADTPEAFDVVVTPNLYGDIISDIAAQIAGSVGLAGSANIGEEVAMFEAIHGSAPRRAGQNLANPSGLLLAAVQMLVHIGQGDVAEKVHNAWLKTIEDGIHTYDIYKEGLSTQKVGTKEFADAVIERLGQKPDKLKPVSYANAKKTIQVKLKPTQPVNMDTVGVDIFLRHNDRDANKLGQALENIKVGDLHLTMITNRGVKVYPNGLPETFCTDHWRCRFKGNGTPISYNDIIALQQKITEAGYQIIKTENLCTINGVEVFSAGQGA from the coding sequence CGCAGCAGGTGCTAGAATCAAGCCTGAAGTAATAGAAATTGGCGAAAAAGTATATTTAAGGGGACACAATTCGGGCATAGAGGACAGTGCGTGGGAATCTTTACGCAGAACCAAAGTATTCTTAAAAGCCCCCATTACTACTCCCCAAGGGGGAGGATTCAAAAGCCTAAATGTAACTACTCGTAAGATGCTCGGTTTATATGCAAACGTACGCCCATGTGTGTCTTACGCCCCTTATGTAGATACTAAGTATCCTAACATGGATGTCGTAATTATCCGTGAAAATGAAGAAGATTTGTATGCAGGAATTGAACACCAACAAACTCCAGAAGTAGTACAGTGTTTGAAGCTAATTACACGCCCAGGTACAGAAAAAATTATCCGCTATGCTTTTGAGTATGCTCGGCAGTATGGCAGAAAAAAAGTAACCTGCTTCACAAAAGACAATATCATGAAACAGACCGATGGGCTTTTTCACAAGGTTTTTGACGAAATTGGTGCAGAATACCCCGAAATTGAAAAAGAGCACTGGATTATAGATATCGGTGCAGCTAAATTAGCCGATACCCCCGAAGCTTTTGACGTAGTAGTAACTCCCAACTTGTATGGGGATATTATTTCAGACATAGCTGCCCAAATAGCAGGTTCAGTGGGATTGGCAGGTTCGGCTAATATTGGCGAAGAAGTAGCCATGTTTGAAGCTATACACGGTTCAGCGCCCCGCAGAGCAGGACAAAACTTAGCTAATCCCTCTGGTTTGTTATTAGCCGCAGTGCAAATGTTAGTACATATCGGTCAAGGGGATGTTGCTGAAAAAGTCCATAATGCATGGCTCAAAACTATTGAAGATGGCATCCATACCTATGACATCTATAAAGAAGGATTAAGCACCCAAAAGGTAGGTACCAAAGAGTTTGCTGATGCTGTTATTGAACGCTTAGGCCAAAAGCCTGACAAGCTCAAACCTGTTAGCTATGCCAATGCCAAAAAAACCATTCAAGTAAAACTCAAACCTACTCAACCTGTAAATATGGACACAGTGGGCGTAGACATATTCCTACGACACAACGACAGAGATGCCAATAAATTAGGTCAAGCCTTGGAAAACATTAAAGTGGGAGACTTACATTTAACCATGATAACCAACCGCGGTGTAAAAGTCTATCCCAATGGCTTACCTGAAACTTTCTGCACAGATCATTGGCGTTGTCGTTTCAAAGGTAATGGCACACCTATTTCTTACAATGACATTATTGCTTTACAGCAAAAAATTACTGAAGCAGGTTATCAAATCATAAAAACAGAAAATCTTTGCACTATCAATGGCGTAGAAGTTTTTTCAGCAGGACAGGGAGCGTAG